One genomic region from Pyrobaculum islandicum DSM 4184 encodes:
- a CDS encoding zinc ribbon domain-containing protein, producing MKSYRAIALKLPELDCGVERLMALANLAHRGYRVEPPDLPKTVSIMLYRRRHELAFGTEPKRWLARTWFPLTTLRIGNGQKIGDGGAPVVLDFDRGVVKLRFICHAEVPMPKWAYDRVSEGGDVKFALLGLKRGKPHLALVAEREVELIQTNSVLVVDVNSWRHGVVWALIRDGKTTKWARVRPDLGYIERLYSEVVRLEHKYGKLERLGLHEGRDSKKLWRQIKQKRRRLYAYLRDFAQKAAHRLALKAVKRRAEVWIDDMLEESRRELIEEKLPSDLVKLYMLYLRRFINLLTNQLAWYGIPYRFKRLPSTVCPVCGSELTQLPDRTMVCQCGFREKRDLVPIRWALKYTSPP from the coding sequence ATGAAGAGCTATAGAGCGATTGCGCTTAAACTGCCGGAGCTGGACTGTGGCGTGGAGCGGCTTATGGCGTTGGCGAATCTGGCGCACCGCGGATACCGCGTTGAGCCGCCGGATCTGCCCAAGACGGTGTCAATAATGCTGTACAGAAGAAGGCATGAGCTCGCGTTTGGCACAGAGCCGAAGAGGTGGCTTGCCAGAACGTGGTTTCCTCTCACAACCCTTAGGATTGGGAACGGTCAAAAAATCGGCGACGGTGGGGCCCCCGTCGTGTTGGACTTCGACAGAGGAGTTGTGAAGCTGAGGTTTATCTGCCACGCCGAGGTGCCCATGCCGAAGTGGGCCTACGACAGGGTCTCCGAGGGCGGCGACGTGAAGTTCGCCCTCCTTGGTCTCAAGAGGGGGAAGCCGCACCTAGCGCTGGTGGCGGAGCGTGAGGTCGAGCTGATACAGACGAATAGCGTCCTAGTGGTAGACGTCAATTCGTGGAGACACGGCGTTGTGTGGGCTCTGATCAGAGACGGAAAAACAACAAAGTGGGCGCGAGTGAGACCGGACTTGGGATACATAGAGCGGCTATACAGCGAGGTCGTCAGACTTGAGCACAAATACGGAAAGCTGGAGAGACTTGGTCTCCACGAGGGCAGAGACAGCAAGAAGCTGTGGAGACAGATAAAGCAGAAGAGGAGACGGCTTTACGCATACCTCAGAGACTTTGCGCAAAAGGCGGCGCACAGATTGGCACTGAAGGCCGTGAAGCGCCGAGCGGAGGTTTGGATCGACGACATGTTGGAGGAGTCCAGGAGGGAGCTGATTGAGGAGAAACTGCCCAGCGACCTTGTCAAGCTCTACATGCTCTACCTCCGTCGCTTTATCAACTTGTTGACGAACCAATTGGCGTGGTACGGCATTCCGTACAGATTTAAGCGTCTGCCGTCCACCGTGTGTCCAGTATGCGGTTCCGAGCTGACACAACTGCCCGACAGAACAATGGTATGTCAATGTGGATTCAGAGAAAAGAGAGACCTAGTGCCGATTAGGTGGGCACTGAAGTACACATCCCCGCCCTAA
- a CDS encoding class III signal peptide, with translation MPMPTKPRGMTSLEIAIIVAIVLIIAVAVGWYLYTTFVASTTGQPRLNVVTATLYSNGTLKIFVVNPGPVDVQVSAIELAGQVQSVNQKITVGGNATLTAKFTGQWTPGTMLPGRVILSGGQSFPFNAIVKP, from the coding sequence ATGCCTATGCCAACGAAACCAAGAGGAATGACATCCCTGGAGATAGCGATAATAGTGGCGATAGTGCTGATAATAGCGGTAGCAGTAGGCTGGTACCTATACACCACATTCGTAGCCTCCACCACAGGACAGCCAAGACTAAACGTTGTGACGGCCACGCTGTATAGCAATGGCACTCTGAAGATCTTTGTAGTGAACCCTGGACCTGTAGATGTACAAGTGTCGGCGATTGAGCTTGCGGGACAAGTCCAGTCAGTGAACCAGAAGATAACGGTGGGTGGAAACGCCACGCTAACTGCCAAGTTCACAGGCCAGTGGACGCCTGGCACTATGTTGCCTGGCCGCGTGATTCTGTCTGGCGGCCAGAGCTTCCCGTTCAACGCGATCGTAAAGCCGTAA
- a CDS encoding WD40 repeat domain-containing protein, with the protein MRWLVPLLLAALAFAYVVPSEGLDVYWWAAPDRVAGVGIDGRTLWQIDAVFPLAATDSVGRCVAVVNRPYLYVVRQQPMELRVSIPATVQLSPDLVSTLSQYGISFPSAVNVVLNFTIPLPPLVLTSVYKTSVASLHTPYGYPLWAVSLGPRVNATAVATNCRDVAVGTISGEVYVLRDGKVYAVYTYGEPVTALAYGRDVLYVGTAGGKIYAGGSLVGSCSGSVYYLTVRPDGSPVALCFSKGAAPTVEYYPYGVRLTPSSYVDYGIDTPKVPAALSQDGSLFVAATQGYVVAFSGGRELWRAKAPSLPTAVAASNNGSIVVVGTLGGDVLVYWNGREAARFLGSAPVTSVAVSADGRALAVERWDTVSGFRIAFAAVRVSAPPECLPAEVQVVVGGSVYRYLVSGSGVVLLPVGDVTVAPQYKYLGDFRCRPLGNVTLAVRGDLESPIEIGYVKEYRVHLSPPNITRGPAWAAGPATFFAEPSVNVPVYNSPVSSGRLVLAGWEVDGRRIDLPTPTLSVNVAGPTTVKAIYRVELPQAVPIDEQRRYWLKTVLVFDAFGNPVASGVAPEVSTYPVVVRGVYVEQYRVRTYYPATVNGSDTLWAEAGTKAVFYAPDVEFRNGTRLAFVRWREAESRERTLAVTVERPVTLTPIYVTQYRVWVKPPAQVVEPPNATWADRGSVIKVAAPPVLNQSGNVRTVVGQWLVNGLPNATGAAASFRVTAPLNITYVTKRQYLVTFVSAYGTPPPPMWVDEGSTASAVPTPMDVWSPPPLHWKFAGWRDKATGTVYSYPQMPYVYGPATFEAVWALDPLPLAAIGGGAAAAALAVWFMKRRRLAKLMAEVAE; encoded by the coding sequence ATGAGGTGGCTTGTTCCTCTTCTGCTGGCGGCTCTGGCCTTCGCCTACGTGGTCCCCTCGGAGGGTCTCGACGTCTACTGGTGGGCCGCGCCCGACAGGGTGGCCGGCGTCGGCATAGATGGGAGAACTCTGTGGCAGATCGACGCGGTTTTTCCCCTGGCGGCGACGGACTCGGTGGGGAGGTGTGTGGCGGTGGTTAACAGGCCGTATCTCTACGTGGTGAGGCAACAGCCTATGGAGCTTAGGGTTTCTATTCCGGCTACTGTCCAGCTTTCTCCTGATCTCGTCAGCACTTTGAGCCAGTACGGCATCTCCTTCCCCAGCGCGGTTAACGTGGTGCTTAACTTCACAATCCCTCTTCCACCGCTTGTTTTGACGAGCGTCTACAAGACGTCGGTTGCCTCGCTTCACACGCCTTATGGCTACCCCCTGTGGGCCGTCTCGCTTGGGCCTAGGGTGAACGCCACCGCCGTAGCCACAAACTGCCGGGATGTGGCCGTGGGGACGATTTCGGGGGAGGTCTACGTGCTTAGGGATGGGAAGGTGTACGCCGTGTATACATACGGCGAGCCGGTGACCGCGCTTGCCTACGGCCGGGACGTCTTGTACGTCGGCACCGCCGGGGGCAAGATCTACGCCGGGGGGAGCCTCGTCGGGTCGTGCTCCGGTTCTGTGTACTACCTCACAGTGAGGCCGGACGGGAGCCCCGTGGCGCTCTGCTTCTCCAAGGGGGCGGCCCCCACGGTCGAGTACTACCCCTACGGCGTTAGGCTGACCCCCTCCTCCTACGTGGACTACGGGATAGATACGCCGAAGGTGCCGGCGGCGCTGAGCCAAGACGGCTCTCTCTTCGTCGCGGCTACCCAGGGCTACGTGGTGGCGTTTAGCGGGGGGCGCGAGCTGTGGAGGGCGAAGGCCCCCTCTCTGCCCACGGCGGTGGCGGCCTCCAACAACGGGTCTATCGTCGTCGTGGGCACCCTAGGCGGCGACGTCTTGGTGTACTGGAACGGGAGGGAGGCGGCGAGGTTCCTCGGCTCGGCCCCCGTCACCTCCGTCGCCGTATCCGCCGACGGGAGGGCCCTGGCGGTGGAGCGGTGGGACACGGTCTCCGGCTTTAGGATCGCCTTCGCCGCGGTGCGCGTCTCGGCGCCTCCCGAGTGCCTCCCCGCCGAGGTGCAGGTGGTGGTGGGCGGCTCGGTGTATAGGTATCTGGTGTCCGGCTCCGGCGTGGTGCTCCTTCCTGTAGGCGACGTGACGGTGGCGCCCCAGTACAAATACCTAGGCGACTTCAGATGCCGCCCCCTCGGCAACGTGACGTTGGCGGTGAGGGGGGACCTGGAGAGCCCCATCGAGATAGGCTACGTCAAGGAGTATAGGGTGCACCTCTCCCCTCCGAACATAACGAGGGGCCCCGCCTGGGCCGCGGGGCCAGCCACCTTCTTCGCAGAGCCCAGCGTAAACGTGCCGGTCTACAACTCGCCGGTTTCCTCCGGCCGTCTCGTCCTAGCGGGCTGGGAGGTAGACGGCAGGAGGATAGATCTGCCGACCCCCACCCTCTCCGTCAACGTGGCTGGGCCGACGACGGTCAAGGCCATATACAGGGTGGAGCTGCCCCAGGCCGTGCCTATAGACGAGCAGAGGCGCTACTGGCTGAAGACCGTGCTGGTCTTCGACGCCTTTGGGAACCCTGTGGCCTCCGGCGTAGCCCCCGAGGTGTCCACCTACCCGGTGGTGGTGAGGGGGGTCTACGTCGAGCAGTACAGGGTGCGCACCTACTACCCCGCCACTGTCAACGGCTCCGACACGCTGTGGGCCGAGGCCGGGACTAAGGCGGTGTTTTACGCCCCCGACGTGGAGTTTAGAAACGGGACGAGGCTTGCCTTCGTCAGGTGGAGGGAGGCCGAGTCGAGGGAGCGGACTCTTGCCGTCACCGTTGAGAGGCCGGTTACGCTTACGCCCATATACGTCACTCAGTACAGGGTGTGGGTGAAGCCGCCGGCTCAGGTGGTGGAGCCGCCAAACGCCACTTGGGCAGACCGCGGCTCTGTGATAAAGGTGGCGGCGCCCCCCGTGTTGAACCAGAGCGGCAACGTCAGAACTGTGGTTGGGCAGTGGCTGGTTAACGGCCTTCCCAACGCCACGGGCGCCGCAGCGTCGTTTAGGGTGACGGCGCCGCTCAACATAACCTACGTAACGAAGAGGCAGTACTTGGTGACCTTCGTCTCGGCCTACGGCACGCCGCCCCCGCCCATGTGGGTCGACGAGGGGTCCACGGCGTCTGCGGTGCCTACGCCGATGGACGTCTGGTCGCCCCCGCCGCTGCACTGGAAGTTCGCCGGCTGGAGAGACAAGGCGACGGGCACCGTCTACAGCTACCCCCAGATGCCCTACGTCTACGGGCCCGCTACCTTCGAGGCCGTCTGGGCCCTAGACCCATTGCCTCTAGCCGCAATAGGCGGCGGGGCGGCCGCGGCAGCGCTCGCCGTGTGGTTCATGAAGAGGAGGCGCCTGGCGAAGCTGATGGCCGAGGTGGCGGAGTAG
- a CDS encoding class I SAM-dependent methyltransferase, which translates to MEWARRAREAYLAIGREYGATRARPLPVADFATAGPKALDVGSGTGAQPRYLEHEHPYVVHCDLDRRLSPGGDFVECEATMLPFRDGAFDAAYLVAVIHHMPPEAARRALAEAKRAARLVVATAWAPARGREVAPGVYEVPWGDRATRIYYRYELEDLIAMAPAAPLSAGVARRRRQTNYYILF; encoded by the coding sequence ATGGAGTGGGCTAGGCGGGCTAGGGAGGCTTACCTCGCCATAGGCCGGGAGTACGGCGCGACGAGGGCTAGGCCTCTTCCGGTGGCCGACTTCGCCACGGCTGGGCCAAAGGCGTTGGACGTGGGGTCGGGCACCGGCGCGCAGCCGAGGTACCTAGAGCACGAGCACCCCTACGTGGTGCACTGCGACCTCGACAGGAGGCTCAGCCCAGGCGGGGACTTCGTGGAGTGCGAAGCCACCATGCTCCCCTTCAGAGACGGCGCCTTCGACGCCGCCTACCTAGTGGCGGTGATACACCACATGCCCCCCGAGGCCGCCCGGAGGGCTCTGGCGGAGGCTAAGAGGGCCGCCCGCCTCGTGGTGGCGACGGCCTGGGCTCCCGCCAGAGGCCGAGAGGTCGCGCCGGGGGTGTACGAGGTGCCCTGGGGAGACAGAGCCACCCGCATATATTACAGATACGAGCTGGAGGACCTAATAGCCATGGCCCCCGCCGCCCCGCTCTCGGCAGGCGTGGCGAGGAGGAGGCGCCAGACCAACTACTACATACTTTTTTAA
- a CDS encoding ATP-binding protein, whose amino-acid sequence MDIFVGRVRELRWFREVMGEQHTYPFLLYGPLGCGKTTLAQKVAERAEELFGDVVVLYINARAKRARNALFTNAVQWLKEALSKFAKAAAGEVGEFLARTAVDIALYFVEKTSKDILLVVDEFHRAYRDDPVGWVKYYMDLMEHPSLRDEELRNITLNVVLITSEYTAVEKILPKGYADPYMVWNLAREERALRRPQPAYRLRDAMADMRRKPQVRRRLEEGGLGRGEVRKGHRQEGGGRQDGERGRQARSC is encoded by the coding sequence GTGGATATCTTCGTCGGCCGTGTCCGGGAGCTTAGGTGGTTTAGGGAGGTTATGGGGGAGCAACATACCTACCCCTTTCTCCTCTACGGCCCTCTCGGCTGTGGTAAGACGACGTTGGCGCAGAAGGTCGCGGAGAGGGCGGAGGAGCTCTTTGGCGACGTGGTGGTTCTCTACATAAACGCGAGGGCAAAGAGAGCTAGAAACGCCCTCTTCACAAACGCGGTGCAGTGGCTGAAGGAGGCGCTTTCAAAATTCGCAAAGGCGGCGGCCGGCGAAGTAGGCGAGTTCCTGGCCAGAACCGCGGTAGACATCGCCCTATACTTCGTAGAAAAGACCTCTAAAGACATACTCCTCGTTGTGGACGAATTCCACCGAGCCTACAGAGACGACCCAGTCGGCTGGGTCAAATACTACATGGACCTAATGGAACACCCCTCCCTGAGGGACGAAGAACTCAGAAACATAACACTCAACGTCGTCCTCATTACGTCTGAGTACACCGCTGTCGAGAAGATACTCCCTAAGGGCTACGCCGATCCGTACATGGTCTGGAATCTGGCGCGGGAGGAGAGAGCTCTACGACGCCCTCAACCCGCCTATAGACTTCGAGACGCTATGGCGGACATGCGGAGGAAACCCCAGGTGCGTAGGCGACTTGAAGAGGGTGGGCTGGGACGTGGAGAGGTACGTAAAGGCCATCGTCAAGAGGGAGGGGGTAGACAAGATGGCGAGAGAGGTCGCCAAGCTCGGAGTTGTTGA
- a CDS encoding PaREP1 family protein: MKTGEARQKSDIIIAYIPTTRAREVASILADIYGVEIVYLTDLAINLHEFQYNGLDSEGVASRYTDIRNVEKDIRHLAQKTKEWAKKIQQPPPGDP, translated from the coding sequence ATAAAAACAGGAGAGGCCAGGCAAAAGTCGGATATAATCATCGCATATATACCGACAACGAGGGCTAGAGAGGTCGCGTCTATCCTAGCAGACATATACGGCGTGGAGATAGTATATCTTACAGACTTGGCGATAAACCTCCACGAGTTCCAATACAACGGGCTAGACTCAGAGGGGGTCGCAAGCCGCTACACAGACATACGCAACGTCGAAAAAGACATACGACACCTCGCCCAGAAGACCAAAGAATGGGCCAAAAAGATCCAACAGCCACCGCCGGGAGATCCGTAG
- a CDS encoding PaREP1 family protein, with amino-acid sequence MLEAELAVRFLEQGLMRNAAGKAWQAWKALLAAAAAQNREAIASRFGGVVKDKNRRGQAKVGYNHRIYTDNEG; translated from the coding sequence GTGTTAGAGGCGGAGCTCGCCGTTAGATTTCTAGAGCAGGGCCTTATGAGAAACGCCGCAGGCAAGGCGTGGCAGGCTTGGAAAGCGCTTCTGGCGGCCGCCGCGGCGCAAAACAGAGAGGCAATCGCCAGCAGATTCGGCGGCGTTGTGAAAGATAAAAACAGGAGAGGCCAGGCAAAAGTCGGATATAATCATCGCATATATACCGACAACGAGGGCTAG
- a CDS encoding elongator complex protein 3: MEKPLRFIRMASGVHVVAVMTHPFPCPGRCSFCPSAAGVPKSYMPDSPVVLRAGRSGFDPYRQVVGRVKVYLDNGHMPSKVEVVVMGGTFSALPRWYREWFIGNVFKALNDYPSWAAGADPSPDLELEQRRNEGARIRLVALTVETRPDYVDVGEVDFLLRLGVTRVELGVQSIYDDVLARVDRGHGVAEVVRATALLKDSAYKVCYHLMPGLPGSDPDRDLEMFREVFSNPDFMPDCVKIYPTYVVPGTRLYEEWRRGGYRSYGEDTWLDLLAKIYASVPRWARVMRLGRDIPLHHVVDGPRWGNMRQVVLKRMEQLGLKCVEIRCREVGIKLANGVYVEPGPVEIKRHIYEASRGVEVFLEAVGPDDTLYGILRLRMPYKPHRPELVGQTALVREIHVYGPEVPVGEEGVWWQHVGIGRSLMERAEEIAALEFSAKKVAVISGVGARPYFRKLGYERCGPYMCKELR; the protein is encoded by the coding sequence GTGGAAAAGCCTCTGCGGTTTATTAGGATGGCCAGTGGGGTTCACGTAGTTGCCGTGATGACGCATCCCTTTCCCTGCCCGGGGAGGTGTAGCTTTTGCCCCTCTGCGGCTGGGGTTCCCAAGTCGTATATGCCGGATAGTCCGGTGGTTTTGAGGGCTGGGCGTAGTGGTTTTGACCCCTACCGGCAGGTGGTGGGGCGGGTGAAGGTGTATCTCGACAACGGCCACATGCCCTCTAAGGTGGAGGTGGTGGTTATGGGCGGGACCTTCTCGGCTTTGCCTAGGTGGTATAGGGAGTGGTTTATTGGCAACGTGTTTAAGGCTCTCAACGACTACCCCAGCTGGGCGGCTGGGGCCGACCCTTCGCCTGACCTCGAGCTTGAGCAGCGGCGTAACGAGGGGGCGCGGATCCGGCTGGTGGCTTTGACTGTGGAGACGCGCCCCGACTACGTCGACGTGGGAGAGGTGGACTTCCTCCTTAGGCTTGGGGTGACGCGGGTAGAGCTGGGAGTCCAGTCTATCTACGACGACGTGTTGGCCCGGGTCGATAGAGGCCACGGCGTTGCCGAGGTGGTGAGAGCCACGGCGCTTCTGAAGGACTCGGCGTATAAGGTGTGTTACCACCTAATGCCGGGGCTCCCCGGAAGCGACCCGGACCGCGACCTGGAGATGTTTAGGGAGGTTTTTTCAAATCCAGACTTCATGCCGGACTGCGTCAAGATATATCCCACGTACGTCGTCCCCGGGACGAGGCTGTATGAGGAGTGGAGGCGGGGCGGCTATAGGAGCTACGGCGAGGATACGTGGCTCGATCTGTTGGCGAAAATCTACGCCTCTGTGCCGAGGTGGGCCAGGGTTATGAGGCTGGGGAGGGATATACCTCTGCACCATGTCGTCGACGGCCCGAGGTGGGGCAATATGAGACAGGTGGTGCTTAAGCGGATGGAGCAGCTAGGTCTTAAATGTGTCGAAATAAGGTGTAGAGAGGTTGGCATAAAGCTTGCCAACGGCGTTTACGTAGAGCCGGGGCCTGTGGAAATAAAGAGACATATCTATGAAGCTTCTCGCGGCGTGGAGGTCTTTTTAGAGGCTGTGGGGCCGGACGACACTCTATATGGCATACTTAGGCTGAGGATGCCGTATAAGCCGCATAGGCCGGAGCTCGTTGGGCAGACGGCGTTGGTGAGAGAAATACATGTATATGGCCCAGAGGTGCCGGTGGGGGAGGAGGGGGTCTGGTGGCAGCACGTGGGCATAGGCAGATCTCTCATGGAGAGGGCTGAGGAAATTGCCGCGTTGGAGTTCTCAGCAAAGAAAGTCGCTGTGATAAGCGGCGTGGGGGCCAGGCCCTACTTCAGGAAGCTCGGCTATGAGAGATGTGGCCCCTACATGTGTAAAGAGCTTAGATAA
- a CDS encoding pyridoxal phosphate-dependent aminotransferase — MLPPPAGVLKLDQNEVPIQPPDYVVEAASYMSRFVNWYPPRELYDEVKTLYAEYAGVKPEYVVLFPGVDGFFELFLRGVKKLVAPAPCFYKFEEYARSLGVEILGASIAGRFRLELSEFLDLAKRADAIYIDSPNDPSGQLLISPRDLEEVLALGKPTVVDEAFFEFSGVSIVDLVESWPNLAVVRTMSKAFLLAGFRITPVVFGRQFKLHDGLWISLPSLAAARAALYKRDYVDDVVKTVKGEAQFLFGELQRLGFDVLPTYANFILAKGPPGLARGLRKFGVWVRDEEERLGPGYVRITVGTRGMNLQLVRTLALLINS; from the coding sequence ATGCTTCCCCCTCCTGCCGGCGTGCTTAAGCTAGATCAAAACGAGGTGCCTATTCAACCGCCTGATTATGTAGTAGAGGCGGCGTCTTATATGTCGCGTTTTGTCAATTGGTATCCGCCTAGAGAGCTTTATGACGAGGTGAAGACGCTTTATGCAGAATATGCGGGAGTAAAGCCTGAATATGTCGTGTTGTTTCCAGGGGTAGACGGCTTTTTCGAGCTATTTCTCCGCGGCGTAAAAAAGCTTGTAGCCCCCGCGCCTTGTTTCTATAAGTTTGAAGAATATGCGAGGTCTCTGGGGGTTGAAATCCTCGGCGCCTCTATCGCCGGGAGGTTTAGGCTTGAGCTTTCCGAGTTTTTAGATCTAGCTAAGAGGGCAGATGCCATATATATAGACAGCCCCAATGACCCAAGCGGCCAGTTGTTAATCTCGCCGAGAGATCTAGAGGAGGTACTCGCCTTGGGGAAGCCGACGGTGGTAGACGAGGCGTTTTTTGAATTTTCTGGCGTGTCTATAGTAGACCTCGTCGAGAGTTGGCCTAACCTCGCAGTAGTGAGAACAATGTCGAAAGCGTTTCTACTGGCGGGCTTTAGAATAACGCCTGTGGTCTTTGGAAGACAGTTTAAATTACATGACGGCCTCTGGATTTCCCTCCCATCTCTAGCCGCCGCCAGAGCAGCCCTCTATAAGAGGGATTATGTCGACGACGTAGTTAAAACTGTCAAGGGCGAGGCGCAGTTTCTCTTCGGCGAGCTCCAGAGGCTTGGCTTTGACGTGTTGCCTACCTACGCCAATTTTATTCTGGCGAAGGGGCCTCCGGGCTTGGCGAGGGGGTTGAGGAAATTCGGCGTGTGGGTTAGGGACGAGGAGGAGAGGCTTGGGCCTGGCTATGTACGTATTACTGTAGGCACTAGGGGGATGAATCTACAGCTTGTCAGAACGTTGGCCTTGCTTATTAATTCATAA